In the Populus trichocarpa isolate Nisqually-1 chromosome 1, P.trichocarpa_v4.1, whole genome shotgun sequence genome, one interval contains:
- the LOC7482806 gene encoding uncharacterized protein At2g33490 isoform X6, with product MLGKVQFELEKLVDCYRSHIHKTIISPSESLLNELQTVEEMKRLCDEKRFVVLFEAPLYTCTHTLKKEKKRKLKAQKFKISFISHCYLVYRDVYEYMVRQKEKGRGRSGKGESVSMQQVQAAHDEYDEEATLFVFRIKSLKQGQSRSLLTQAARHHAAQLYFFKKALKSLEAVEPHVKLVTERQHIDYHFSGLDDDGRDDVDDDDEDYDDANDDGELSFDYGQNDQEQEVSTPKKSMEFVQLDSAGVTFPQVATLEMAKENLDRSYRTTSSFKGELQTGTQSAPLFAETTSDPAGKTKKLTPSSTRKLNTYVLPTPADPKSSNPTGSGSPVSGTLKISLSSRTPNLWHSSPLDQKKIEKLLGVEMSNKPTTKNSQSVLKESNNNTASTRLPPPLADGHLFSRLEPLAAFDSKKTRRYAFSGPITSKPLSTKPVSAEHPQLFSGPLLRNPATQLLSPPKVSPIISPKVSPSASPTFVSPPKISELHELPRPPLSSTSKSPRAEGLVGHSTPLLPKGSMHPGTRKTPASNVASQLPTPSQVVTRSFSIPSRSRRIMVAQSSGIAEDVASPPLTPISLCNNYPSSTGSHTVNQTVQIRGAD from the exons ATGCTGGGAAAAGTGCAATTTGAACTTGAGAAACTTGTTGACTGCTAT cGATCCCACATCCACAAGACGATCATAAGCCCGTCAGAGTCTCTTCTGAATGAGCTTCAAACAGTTGAG GAGATGAAGCGACTGTGTGATGAGAAAAGGTTTGTGGTACTATTTGAAGCACCTTTATACACTTGCACCCACacacttaaaaaagaaaagaagagaaaattgaaagcCCAGAAATTTAAGATAAGTTTCATCTCCCATTGCTACTTGGTCTACAGAGATGTATATGAGTACATGGTGAGACAGAAAGAAAAAGGGCGGGGAAGAAGTGGAAAGGGAGAGAGTGTATCTATGCAGCAAGTACAAGCAGCTCATGATGAATATGATGAGGAGgcaactttatttgtttttcgtATTAAATCTCTGAAGCAAGGACAATCTCGCAGTCTTCTAACACAGGCAGCTCGGCACCACGCTGCTCAG TTATACTTTTTTAAGAAGGCTCTTAAATCTCTTGAAGCTGTTGAGCCGCATGTCAAATTGGTCACAGAACGGCAGCATATAGATTACCACTTTAGTGGACTTGATGATGATGGGAGagatgatgttgatgatgatgatgaagattaTGATGATGCCAATGATGATGGAGAATTGAGCTTTGACTATGGACAAAATGACCAGGAACAAGAAGTTTCCACACCAAAAAAGTCGATGGAG TTTGTGCAGTTGGATTCGGCGGGTGTTACATTTCCCCAAGTTGCGACATTGGAGATGGCAAAG GAAAATCTAGATAGAAGTTACAGGACAACGTCTTCATTTAAAGGAGAACTTCAGACAGGCACCCAATCAGCTCCACTTTTTGCTGAAACTACATCTGATCCagctggaaaaacaaaaaaactgacGCCATCATCCACACGAAAGCTCAACACTTATGTTTTGCCTACCCCAGCGGACCCTAAGAGTTCAAATCCTACAGGATCTGGTAGCCCGGTTTCTGGAACACTAAAGATAAGTTTGAGCAGCCGCACACCCAATTTGTGGCATTCATCCCCTCtcgaccaaaaaaaaattgagaagttATTAGGAGTTGAAATGTCTAACAAACCCACTACTAAAAATTCACAGTCAGTACTCAAGGAGAGCAACAACAACACCGCATCCACCCGATTACCTCCTCCTCTAGCTGATGGACACCTGTTTTCACGGCTTGAACCATTGGCTGCTTTTGATTCTAAGAAAACCAGAAGATATGCCTTTTCTGGTCCTATTACAAGCAAGCCATTGTCTACCAAGCCGGTCTCAGCAGAACATCCCCAATTATTCTCTGGACCCCTTCTGCGAAATCCAGCGACTCAATTATTATCACCTCCAAAAGTGTCTCCAATAATATCACCAAAAGTATCTCCTAGTGCTTCCCCTACTTTTGTGTCCCCGCCCAAAATCAGTGAGTTACATGAGCTTCCTAGACCCCCACTCAGTTCAACCTCCAAGTCTCCAAGGGCTGAAGGTTTGGTTGGTCATTCAACCCCATTATTGCCCAAAGGTAGCATGCATCCTGGAACAAGAAAAACACCAGCGTCAAATGTAGCATCTCAACTGCCCACACCTTCTCAAGTTGTCACTCGCAGTTTTTCAATACCCTCTAGAAGTCGTAGAATAATGGTCGCTCAGAGTTCAGGGATTGCTGAGGATGTTGCCTCACCTCCTCTAACCCCGATATCTTTATGTAACAACTACCCATCATCCACCGGTTCCCATACTGTCAATCAGACGGTTCAAATCAGAG GTGCCGATTGA